One Dioscorea cayenensis subsp. rotundata cultivar TDr96_F1 chromosome 17, TDr96_F1_v2_PseudoChromosome.rev07_lg8_w22 25.fasta, whole genome shotgun sequence DNA window includes the following coding sequences:
- the LOC120280635 gene encoding uncharacterized protein LOC120280635 isoform X1: MEMMHSVKAIVDENLEAGREMLHANLDLMQNCCCGGWGFPHACLWKLMLLWMMMWMGMIILLIKLTQPHLSPPPRPTPLLHFPPQESHLHPLRKKKLDRLARHHPTALAEEIRSEVFCL; encoded by the exons ATGGAGATGATGCACAGTGTCAAG GCTATCGTTGACGAGAACCTGGAGGCTGGCAGGGAGATGCTCCACGCCAATCTTGATTTGAT GCAGAATTGTTGTTGCGGAGGGTGGGGCTTCCCCCATGCCTGTCTCTGGAAACTGATGCTTCtatggatgatgatgtggatggGGATGATAATTTTGTTGATCAAGCTGACGCAGCCACATTTGAGCCCACCACCACGGCCAACTCCCTTGCTTCATTTTCCACCTCAG GAGAGCCATCTTCACCCTCTGAGGAAGAAGAAACTCGACCGCCTAGCCAGACACCACCCAACAGCACTAG CAGAGGAGATAAGAAGTGAAGTCTTTTGCTTGTGA
- the LOC120280635 gene encoding uncharacterized protein LOC120280635 isoform X2 → MEMMHSVKAIVDENLEAGREMLHANLDLMQNCCCGGWGFPHACLWKLMLLWMMMWMGMIILLIKLTQPHLSPPPRPTPLLHFPPQESHLHPLRKKKLDRLARHHPTALEEIRSEVFCL, encoded by the exons ATGGAGATGATGCACAGTGTCAAG GCTATCGTTGACGAGAACCTGGAGGCTGGCAGGGAGATGCTCCACGCCAATCTTGATTTGAT GCAGAATTGTTGTTGCGGAGGGTGGGGCTTCCCCCATGCCTGTCTCTGGAAACTGATGCTTCtatggatgatgatgtggatggGGATGATAATTTTGTTGATCAAGCTGACGCAGCCACATTTGAGCCCACCACCACGGCCAACTCCCTTGCTTCATTTTCCACCTCAG GAGAGCCATCTTCACCCTCTGAGGAAGAAGAAACTCGACCGCCTAGCCAGACACCACCCAACAGCACTAG AGGAGATAAGAAGTGAAGTCTTTTGCTTGTGA